Genomic segment of Verrucomicrobiota bacterium:
CCGTGAAGCGCCTCGCCGAACCGCTGTCGCCCGATCCGAAGCTCGCGCAACTCAAGCGCGCCTCCGAGCTCAGCACCAAGCACGTCGAGCAGCAGCGCCTCATCGGCGCGCAGGACCTCGCGTGGGCGCTCATCAACAACCCGGCGTTCCTGTTTAACCGGTGATTTTCAACCACGCGCGGACACACACGGCCACCGAACCGAAACCGTGTCGGACCTGGGAGCCCGATCCGGCTTCCCCCGTGTCCATCCGCGGTTAAATTCAATCCCTTGCAATCACGTCAAAGCAGCGTTACAAAACTAGGCAACAAAGCACCCTTATGATCCGCATCCCAGGCGAACTCGGCAAAGACCTCTGTGACCGTCACCTCGGAATGACCCGCCGCGACCTGCTCCGCATCGGCGGCTCCGGCCTGCTCGGGCTTTCGCTCGGTGGCGTGCTCAAGCTCCAATCCGTCGCCAACCCGTCCACGGGCGGCCGCGGCTGGAACAAGGCCAAGAGCGTCATCATGATTTACCTGCAGGGCGGTCCGTCGCACCTCGACCTGTGGGACCCGAAGGACAACGTGCCCGACAACGTCAAGAGCGCGTTCAGCTCCATCCCCACCAAACTCCCCGGGGTGCAGTTCACGGAGTTGCTGCCCAAGCTCGCGAAGGTGAACGACAAGTTCACGATGATCCGCTCGATGAGCTACACGCCCAACGGGCTCTTCAACCACACCGCGGCCATCTACCAGATCATGACCGGTTACACGACCGACAAAGTCAGCCCGTCCGGCCAGCTCGAGCCGCCGAGCCCGAAGGACTTCCCGAACTTCGGCTCCAACATCATCCGCCTCAAGCCGCCCGAGGTGCCGATGCTCCCGTTCGTCCAATTCCCGCGTCCGTTGCAGGAATCCAACGTCGTCGGCAAGGGCGGCAACGCCGGCTTCCTCGGCAAGGCGTTTGATCCCTACACGCTCTTCCCCGATGGCGACGACATGGACATGGGCAAGATGGACAAAATCAAGATTGACGACCTCAATCTGCGTCCCGACATGTTCGCCGCCCGCCTCGAACGCCGCGCCAGCCTGCGCAACGACATCAGCGACGCAATGCCCGAGATCGAGAAGGCCGTTGAGACCTACAACCTCGACGACTACTACAAAAAGGCCATGAGCCTCATCGTGAGCGGCCGCGCCCGCGAGGCGTTCGACCTCAATCAGGAACCTGACAAGCTCCGCGACCGCTACGGGCGGAACACCTTCGGGCAAAGCTGCCTCCTTGCCCGCCGCCTCGTCGAGGCTGGCACGCGCGTCGTCGAGCTCATCTGGCCCAAGGTCGCGAACTCAGACAATCATTCGTGGGACGTTCACGTCGGCCTCAACGACCGGATGAAAAAGCAGAGCGCGCCGATGCTCGACACCGGCCTCTCGGCACTGTTTGAGGACCTCGACCAGCGCGGGCTGCTCAGCGAGACGATTGTCGTGGCCATCGGCGAATTCGGCCGCAGCCCGCAGAAAGGGGTGAGCACTTCCGGCAACGGCAACGATGCGAACGGCCGCGACCACTGGCCGTATTGCTACACCTCCGTCATCGGCGGCGCCGGCATCAAGCGCGGCTACGTCCACGGCAAGTCCGACAAGACCGGCTCCGCGCCCGTCGAGGATCCCGTGCATCCGATCGAAATCCTCGCGACCATCTACCACAGCTTCGGCATTGACCCGGAGACCATCGTGATGAATCACCTCAACCAGCCCCGCGAGCTGGTGAAGGCGAAGGCCGTCACGAAGCTCTTCGCGTAACGCTCATCCTCGTCTTCGCTCCGAAGCTGCGAGCGAAGAAGCATCCTCGTCCTCGAAAAGGGGACGGGGATTTTTTCTTTCCAATGCAGAATGGGGGCCGCGATCCGGCTCCGGACCTCGCAATCATCAGCCTCAATCGTCGAGCGGATACACCGGCCGGCGCACTTTTCGGAACGGGAGCGACTTCAAATTGCTGCTGCACGGGCCCGGCGTGTCCACCCACAACATGCGCGCCGCGATCTTGTCGTAGGCGCGGCGGTGCGCGACCGCGGCCTTCACGCCGATGATCGAGAGCAGCGACGGCTCGATCCCCTGGCTGCGCCATTGGCCGAGGTCGAACGGCGGCGTCCGCCTGCTCGTGAGCAGGATCGTGACGCCCTCGTGCCTCACCACGGCGCACGGGCCCATGTCGAACGCATTCCCGCACATGGACGCGAGGTGGCTGTTCTTGTCCTCGAGTTCGAAGCGGCCGCCCCGATGCGAAACGAACTCGACGCTGAGCGAAAGCGGACCCGCGTCCAGCCGGCTGCCCTTGCCGCCAACCGCGAGCGTGAGTGTGTCGCCCGGCGGGCGCGTCGCGAGGTGGGCGACCGCCTCGGGATCGTTCAGGCACACGGCGCAGTTCTTCACGCGATGACTCACCAGCGCGCGCAGGATGCCCGTGCCGTCGCCGGGCGCGCCGCCACCGATGTTGTCCGAGGGTTCGACGAGCACCGTCAGTCCCCCGCCCGACGGGAGAATCCGCCGCATCACTTCCTCCAGGGGCGGGTCGGTGACATTTCCATCGGCCTTGTGGCGCAGCGCAAACTCGCAGAGTCCGCCCAGCGCGGCGCGCGCCTCCGCATCGGAGCCGGTCGTTGAGATGCAGAAGCTCACGCCCGTTTCCGGCGTGTCGGCGAAGGCGAATCCGGCGGACACGCTCACGGCCCAGAAATGCGGATGCTCCTGTTCGAGGCGGCGCGCCATCGCCTCGAGGCTGCGCATGGGCTCGGTCTGCGTGCCCGTGCCCGTCGGCGGCCAGATGATGGGCGGATGCTCGAACATCATCCGCGGCACGCGGCCTGTGCGGAGGCAGCGGTCGAGCAGTTCCGCCGCCCGCACCGCGGACGCGCGCGCGTCCGTGTGCGGGTTCTCACGGTAGGCGACGAGGCAGTTCGAGAGCGCGGCCAAGCGCGCCGTGAAGTTCGCGTGCAGGTCGAACACGCCAAACACCGGCACGCGCTCCGCGCCGCGCAACCTGCGAAGGCGCGCGAGCAGCTCACCCTCCACGTCGGGAAATGACTGCGACGTCATCGCGCCGTGCAGCACGAGGTAGATGCCGTCCACGCCGCGCGCGAGCTCGGGTCCGGCGTGTTCGCGAAATTCGCCCCACCACGCCTCGATGACGTCATCGTCCACGGTGGCGCTCGGCGGGGCGCGGAAGTCCACCGTGGGCAGCACCGTCCAGCCGGACGTGCGCGCGAACTCGAGCACGCCGCCGAACGGCGAGGCGTCGCCCTCGCACGCGAGCAGTTCCGCGCCGCGCCGCGCCTGGAATTCCGCGAGCGGCGTCGTGCCCTCCACGAAGCAGTGGGTCTCGTGGAAAATCCCTGCGATTAGAACGCGCATCGCGGTGCAAAGTCGGTCTGAAACGTCCGGCGTGGGACCGGTGCTGCGCAGGTTCGGTTGACCGGGATCTCCCCGCGCGGTTTCATGGAATCACTTCGACGCCTTCTGCAGCGAGGCGAGATACTCCACGAGATCCATGAGTTCCTGCGTGGTCATGGTTTGCTGCAAACCCGCGGGCATGATCGAGAGTCTGGCCTGCGCGCGGCTCTTGATGCCGGACGTTTTGTAGCGCGTCACCAGCCCGCCCACGGACTTGATCGCCACCTCGTCCGCGGCGTCGCTCACGATGAGACCGAACGCGTCCTCGCCGTCCTTGAGCAGGAGCGTCCACGCCTCGAAGCCCATCGAGATGCCCGCGCTTGGGTCGAGGATGGCTTCGAGCAGCGCGTCGCGGCCGAGCTTGGCGCCGATCTCGGAGAGCGCGGGGCCGAAGTCCTGTCCGCGCCCGTTCACCACATGGCACTTGGCGCACTGGGTGGCCTCCCGGAAGAACACGGCCTCGCCGCGTTTCGCGTCGCCCGCCATTTTCAGCAGCTCGGCTGCGGGCGGAAGCGGCTGCGCAGTCAGCGACGGCGGGCGCGGCAGGAGTTTCGCGGCCTCGGCCTTGATTGCGGGCCAGCGCGTGGCGGCGAGTTCGGAGCCGGCGGTGAACTTCAGTTCCTCGGCGAGCTTCGACTCGCGCGCGAGCCTGAGCAATTCGGCCGCGCCCTCCTGCGTTTGCGCGAGTGCGCGCACGACTTGTCGGCGCACGGCCCCGTCGCGGTCCGCGTTGGCTAGAACCGGCAACAGGTGCGGGATCACCTGTTTGTCGGCGGTGTTGCCGAGCGCCTGCACGACGGCGGCGGCGTTGGTGGAGGCGAGCGCCGTGGCGAGCGCCGTGGTGTCCTTCGCAGCGAGCACGAGTCGCGCGGCGGTGACGCCCGCCTCGTCGGCGGGGAATTTCGAGGCGACTTCGAGAAGCCCGGCCTGCTGGTCGGCGAGCTTGAATTGTTCGACGAGTTTCGCGAATCGGGCCGTGCCGCGCGTGGCGGCGAGGACTTTGTCGAGAGCGTCGCGGAGGCGCTCGTTGGCTGTTACCTGCGCGGGTTCGAGTCGTGAGAGCGCCTCGATGATGGTCTCGACGCGCGCGGGATCAAGCTGCTGGGCGGGCGTCGATGGGACGAAGAGGACGACGACGACGAAGGCGAGCAGTCGCTTCATGACGATGAAAAACGTGCGCACCCCGCGTGAGTTGGACCGCGGCGCCCGCGTCGTGCGCACCGTGTTCAAATCCCGCCAAGGGCGATCGCGGCGAGGGCGTCGTCCTTTTCCTTGCATTTGGGGATGAAATCGAGCGCGCGGATGTAGCGGGCCTTCTCGGCCTCGGTCGTGGTCTTGTCGGTGGCGATTTTTGCGAGGAGCGTCGCGGCCTTCGGTGCCCGCGAGCGCCACAGGATGTCGCGGCCGGCCGGTGAATTCCACTTGTCGCCGACGGCGGCGAGCCAGGCGTCGAGGCAGGCGGCTTCATTCTTGTCCGCGCCGATGCCGAGCGCTTCGAGATACCAGCGGTCCTTGCCGTCGTGCTTGAGCGCGAGCTGCGCCCAAAGTTTCGGCGCCTCGGGCGACTTGCTGTGTCGGAGCGCGATGGCGCACTCGCGGCGAACGAGGGCGGAGGCGTCGCCGGTGAGTTTCTTCACCGTGGAGGGCACGTCCATGCCGCGCTCGCGCGCGATGCGCAGGCCGGTGGCGCGGATGTCTTCGTTCGCGTCCTTGAGGGCGTCCTCGATGTATTTCATTTCCATGCCCTTGATGCGCGCGAGCAGGTGCAGGGCGCGGGCGCGCTGGCGCGGGTCGGTGCCGGTCCAGAGTTTCTTGAGCTCGGACTCGGCCTTGCCTTGCATGCCGTGGAGCGCGGTCCACGCGATGTAACGTGTGGCGAGGTTGGGCGACTGCAACGCGGCGACGCCCCCGGCCGCAGACTTGAGGTTGACCGCCGGCACGGTGGGTTTGTGACCCTTCGGGGCGACGCGGTAGATGCGGCCGGTCATCGTGGCGAGATCGCGGTCGGCCATGTTGTGACCGCCGACGCCGGCGTCGTGCCAGTCGGCGATGAAGACTGAGCCGTCGGGCGCGACGCACACGTCGGCGGGGCGATACCACGTTTCGGTGCTGGTGAGCAGGTCAACACTCTGGGCGGTGTAGCCCGCGCCGGATTTCGTCACGGGATACGCGCGAGTCGTGCGCGGGCCGGCGTCGCAGTGGATGACCTGGTTGCGAAATGGAGCCGGGAGGAGGTTGCCTTCATACACCGCGATGCCGGTCGGCGAGCCCTGTCCGGTGTGCAGGAGGTTTGGCACGACGCCCGGATCGTGCAGGTGCCATTGGTAAAGAATCTTGTTGTCCTCGGACTCGCCCTTGGCCTTGGCCTTGTTCCAGCCTTGTCCCCAGCCCGCGCCGGTGAGTTCTTCGGTGTAGCCGTAGTTGCCGAATTCCATCACGAAGTTGATGCGGACGCCTTTGTTGCCGTCGTCGTCGTTGTCGGACTGCCAGAGCGATCCAAAGGAATCCACGGCGACCTCGTAGTTGTTGCGGAAGTTCCAACCGAGCACCTCGAACTGGGAACCGTCAAGGTTGCAGCGGAAGACCATTCCCTGCCGGAAAGGGTTGCGCGAGTCGTTGACCACGGTGCCCTCGACGTCCTTCACGGGGTTGCCGTCCTTGTCGTGGACCGATTTGCCGGTGTTGCCAAAGTTCCAGTAAAGCTTGCCGTCGGGTCCGAAGACGAACGAGTGCGCGGAATGGTCGTGCTGCGGCTGGCCGGTCTTGGTGAAGAGCAGCTCTTTCTTGTCCGCCTTGTCGTCGCCATTCTCATCGGTGAAGACGAAGATGTTCGGCGAGCAGGAGACGATGACTTTGTTGCCGAGCACGCAGAGCCCGAGCGCGTTGTTGACGTCGGTGCCTTGATAAAATGTGGTGGACTTGTCGGCCTTTCCGTCGCCATTGGTGTCTTCGAGGATGAGGATGCGGTCGCCCTCGGGCCGGAGGGGCGGGTTGGACCAGCGGCGGTAATTGGCGCCCTCGGCGATCCAGATGCGGCCGCGGGAATCGATGTCCATGCACGCGGGGTTGATGAGGCGTGGTTCGCTCGCCCAGAGGGTGGCTTCGAGTCCCTCGGGCGTGGTGAAGGTCTTCATCGCGGCCTGCGCGGCCTCGGGCCCGGACGGGTGCGGTGCTTGCGCGGCCTTCTCGCGCTCGGCCTTGGCGGCGTCGCGTTTGGCCTTCTCGGCGGGGTCGAGCTTTTGCTTTTCCTGCTCTGCCGAGGCTGCGAAGGAAAGCAGCGCGCCGGCGAGGGCGGCAGCGGCGGCGAATCGGATGGCGACGGTGTTCTTCATGGCGATGGGTTGGGGGCGGGAAACACTGAGCCCTCGACGCGGCCTGCCCGTGGGACATTCACGACAGGAAGCGATCGTCGGCGCCGTGG
This window contains:
- a CDS encoding DUF1501 domain-containing protein; this translates as MIRIPGELGKDLCDRHLGMTRRDLLRIGGSGLLGLSLGGVLKLQSVANPSTGGRGWNKAKSVIMIYLQGGPSHLDLWDPKDNVPDNVKSAFSSIPTKLPGVQFTELLPKLAKVNDKFTMIRSMSYTPNGLFNHTAAIYQIMTGYTTDKVSPSGQLEPPSPKDFPNFGSNIIRLKPPEVPMLPFVQFPRPLQESNVVGKGGNAGFLGKAFDPYTLFPDGDDMDMGKMDKIKIDDLNLRPDMFAARLERRASLRNDISDAMPEIEKAVETYNLDDYYKKAMSLIVSGRAREAFDLNQEPDKLRDRYGRNTFGQSCLLARRLVEAGTRVVELIWPKVANSDNHSWDVHVGLNDRMKKQSAPMLDTGLSALFEDLDQRGLLSETIVVAIGEFGRSPQKGVSTSGNGNDANGRDHWPYCYTSVIGGAGIKRGYVHGKSDKTGSAPVEDPVHPIEILATIYHSFGIDPETIVMNHLNQPRELVKAKAVTKLFA
- a CDS encoding M81 family metallopeptidase; the protein is MRVLIAGIFHETHCFVEGTTPLAEFQARRGAELLACEGDASPFGGVLEFARTSGWTVLPTVDFRAPPSATVDDDVIEAWWGEFREHAGPELARGVDGIYLVLHGAMTSQSFPDVEGELLARLRRLRGAERVPVFGVFDLHANFTARLAALSNCLVAYRENPHTDARASAVRAAELLDRCLRTGRVPRMMFEHPPIIWPPTGTGTQTEPMRSLEAMARRLEQEHPHFWAVSVSAGFAFADTPETGVSFCISTTGSDAEARAALGGLCEFALRHKADGNVTDPPLEEVMRRILPSGGGLTVLVEPSDNIGGGAPGDGTGILRALVSHRVKNCAVCLNDPEAVAHLATRPPGDTLTLAVGGKGSRLDAGPLSLSVEFVSHRGGRFELEDKNSHLASMCGNAFDMGPCAVVRHEGVTILLTSRRTPPFDLGQWRSQGIEPSLLSIIGVKAAVAHRRAYDKIAARMLWVDTPGPCSSNLKSLPFRKVRRPVYPLDD
- a CDS encoding c-type cytochrome; translation: MQGKGRRPRRDRPWRDLNTVRTTRAPRSNSRGVRTFFIVMKRLLAFVVVVLFVPSTPAQQLDPARVETIIEALSRLEPAQVTANERLRDALDKVLAATRGTARFAKLVEQFKLADQQAGLLEVASKFPADEAGVTAARLVLAAKDTTALATALASTNAAAVVQALGNTADKQVIPHLLPVLANADRDGAVRRQVVRALAQTQEGAAELLRLARESKLAEELKFTAGSELAATRWPAIKAEAAKLLPRPPSLTAQPLPPAAELLKMAGDAKRGEAVFFREATQCAKCHVVNGRGQDFGPALSEIGAKLGRDALLEAILDPSAGISMGFEAWTLLLKDGEDAFGLIVSDAADEVAIKSVGGLVTRYKTSGIKSRAQARLSIMPAGLQQTMTTQELMDLVEYLASLQKASK